A genomic segment from Neobacillus sp. YX16 encodes:
- a CDS encoding rhamnogalacturonan acetylesterase, whose protein sequence is MENQITIYIAGDSTAAIKLPEKRPETGWGEAFQSYFKENVKIENRAINGRSTKSFINEGHLAAIEKSIQPGDYLIIQFGHNDQKLEDPERGTHPYGDYQDNLFQFIQAAYQKNAFPLLLTSVTRRKFEDDTIDIVSVGDFPQAMIQFAEKYQVPVLDIHKITNEFMGKIGNEESKKYYLHVAPGQSENYPEGITDNTHFNEEGAKAVAQLIIKAIKQSELPLKNLLK, encoded by the coding sequence ATGGAAAATCAAATAACCATTTATATAGCAGGAGATTCTACGGCTGCTATAAAACTACCAGAAAAACGTCCAGAAACAGGCTGGGGGGAAGCATTTCAATCGTACTTTAAAGAGAATGTAAAGATTGAAAATCGTGCCATTAACGGCCGAAGCACAAAATCATTTATAAACGAGGGTCATTTAGCTGCTATTGAGAAAAGCATTCAACCCGGAGATTACCTCATCATCCAATTTGGTCACAATGATCAAAAACTAGAAGATCCTGAACGCGGAACGCACCCTTATGGAGATTACCAAGATAATCTCTTTCAATTCATTCAGGCGGCTTATCAAAAAAATGCCTTTCCACTATTATTAACTTCAGTCACTCGCCGAAAATTTGAAGATGACACAATTGATATCGTGTCAGTTGGAGATTTTCCTCAAGCCATGATTCAATTTGCTGAAAAATACCAAGTACCTGTTTTAGACATACATAAGATCACAAATGAGTTTATGGGGAAAATCGGTAATGAGGAATCAAAGAAATACTATTTGCATGTAGCTCCAGGCCAATCCGAAAACTATCCTGAAGGAATTACCGACAACACCCACTTCAATGAAGAGGGCGCGAAAGCAGTGGCTCAATTGATTATCAAGGCAATTAAACAAAGTGAATTACCTCTAAAAAACCTACTAAAATAG